The following is a genomic window from Sutcliffiella horikoshii.
GCGAAATGCAACAGCGACTGTTGAATCTTCTATTACCCTTGACGACTGCATTCACTTTTTGCAAAACTTCCAACAGAACCAGAATTCCGATTATCGCTTGCAGTTGGAAAGTGAAAGATTACAAAAGGAAAACCAGTTACTTAAACAGAAAAACCAGGCCCTTGAAAAGCAACTTAAGAATTTAGAAGAACAACAAGTTGCCATAAACGAAGACTATGAAATGCTTGTCCAAATCATGGACCGTGCCAGAAGATTGACTGGCAGCAGCATGCAGGATGAAGTGATGTAAAACGGAAAAAGAAGGCCTCGTCCTAAGTTGACGAGGCCTTCTTTATTGATTATTGCTTTCCACCGACACGTTGAATTTTAACATCTTTCAAAATATCATTGATGACATATCCACCAAGGATAAGTCCCGCTACAGACGGCACAAATGCATTGGAGGAAGGTGGCATTTTTGCTTTGCGAATTTCTGCATTATCATTTCCGACCGTTTTACGAACATCTTCACGAATGACAATTGGGCTCTCATCAGAGAATACCACTTTAATGCCACGGTGAATCCCTTCTTTACGAAGTCGAGTTCGGATGACTTTTGCGATAGGATCTGTGTGCGTTTTGGAAATGTCCGCCATTTTGAAACGGGTTGGATCCATCTTATTTGCCGCACCCATACTGGAAACCATCGGAATCTTGCGCTTTAGACACTCTTTCATTAAATGAATTTTATAGGAAATCGTATCAGAAGCATCAATCACATAATCCAATCCATAGCTGAAGAACTCTTCGTACGTTTCTTCTGTGTAGAACATTTTAAGGGCAATTACTTCACAGTCAGGATTGATGTCCTGGATTCGCGCTTTCATCAGATCTGCTTTTGGTTGACCAACTGTGGACATAAGTGCATGAATCTGACGGTTAACATTTGTAATGTCCACATCATCTTTATCCACTAAAATAAGGCGGCCGACGCCGGAACGTGCTAAAGCTTCTGCTGAGAAAGAACCTACCCCGCCTATTCCTAATACTGCAACCGTGCTATTTTTAAGGGTTTCTAGACCTTCTTTACCTATTGCCAATTCGTTTCGTGAAAATTGGTGTAACACTGCATATCAACTCCATTTATCGCTTGTTTCATTTTTAATGTCTTTTAAAGATTGTACCCGAAATCGAATATAACATACTTTGGGTGAAAAGCAAGTAGTCGGATAGGAATTTTTCTTTTTTACGAATTGGGTTTCAATACCTTATAATGAAGGGAATAGTAACTGAATATTATTTTTTTATTGAAAGCGGGGAGTTTGTATTGAAAAATCTTTTGAAGGCCTTATCTTACTTCTTAGTTATTGGCAGTGGTTTAGTAACAATCTTTCGCTTGAACAAAACGAATAAACAGTTAATGGCACGGGAAACAACTTCGTTTCAGGTGAAACAGACACTTGAAGCGATTGCTGCGACGTTGGAGAAGACGCAAAACAATGAGCGTTCTACCTCAGCGGAAAGCAAGCAACAAACCTTGGAGCTTGCTAGAGATGAGGGTTCGAGCGTAATGACTTCCGACATGGAAGTTCAGGAGAATGATCAAGAAATTGCTGAAGAACAACAAGAAGCCCCCCCTTTGATAAAAGCGAACAAGAATGCGCGTGGCGAGTATATTTATCACGTTCCAGGTGGTGTTTTCTATAACCGGACGACTCCAGTGGAATGGTTTCATACTGAAGAAGAGGCGCAGGCAAAAGGGTATCGGAAGTCTGCGAGGTAATGATTATTTGTGCGACAACCTTCATTTTGAGTGAGGGTTGTTTTTTTGTAATGATTTTTGCATAAAAAAACCGGCATTCCGCAATAATGCGAAATACCGGTTTTTGATCCGTATGTAGGCAAGTCCCAATCGTGCCGTCGTTGATGCCTTCGTTTTGATCCCCGCTCACAGCAGGTGGGTGCTCTGTTTCATGCATGTAGTAAGTCCTCACGAGGAAGGCATGTACGCAGCAACGAAAACTCTGAGCTCCCGTATAATCTATTGTTCGGTCAAAACAATAGGTTATACGACGAACACATCAGGACTTGCGACTTCTTGAAGTAATCTTAACACACAGGGTATTTGTTTTCAACTATCACCGTATGGGAAAATCTACTCTTTTTTGACAGCTAGCGACAAATGTAACTCGTCTAATTGCCCACCTGCAACTGGACTTGGCGCTTCTGTCAGGATGCAGCTTGCGCTTGCCGTTTTAGGGAATGCGATGGTGTCACGCAAGTTCGTTCTGCCTGCCAACAGCATAACTAAACGGTCTAATCCAAGAGCAATCCCACCATGTGGAGGAGTTCCGTATTCGAATGCTTCCAGTAGGAAACCGAACTGTTCCGTTGCCTCTTCTTTACTGAAACCAAGCACTTCAAACATTTTTTCCTGGATGTCACGTTCGTAAATACGTAAAGAACCTCCGCCTAGCTCATAACCGTTCAATACTAAGTCGTATGCTTGAGCACGGACTTCTCCTGGGTTTGTTTCCAGTAATGGAAGATCTTCACGAACAGGCATCGTGAATGGATGGTGAGCAGCAAAATAGCGGCCTGCTTCTTCATCGTACTCAAGTAATGGCCAGTCCGTTACCCATAAGAAGTTGTATTTGCTTTCGTCGATTAGACCAAGTTCTTTTCCAAGTTTTAAACGAAGAGCACCTAGAGCATCTGCCACAACAGATTTTTTATCTGCCACGAATAGGATCAAGTCCCCTTCAACAGCATCTAGAGATTGGATGAAGCCTTGTTGTTCTTCTTCATTGAAGAATTTTGCGATCGGCCCTTTCAATCCTTCTGTTTCTACCTTTAACCAAGCTAATCCTTTTGCTCCGTATACAGCAACAAATTCAGTCAGGGCATCGATATCCTTACGGGAGTACTTGCTTGCCGCAACTTTTACATTGATTGCTTTTACTTGACCGCCATTGTTAACAGCTGCGCTGAATACTTTGAATCCACAGTCAGCAACTTGCTCGGACAGGTCCACAAGTTCCATTTCAAAACGAGTGTCTGGCTTGTCGGAACCGTATCTGTTCATGGCATCTTGATAAGTGATACGAGGGAACGTTTCTGGTACATCCACACTCTTTGTATTTTTCATCACCATTCTCATCATGTCTTCCATCATGCCGATAATTTCTTCTTGTGACAAAAAGGAAGTCTCGATGTCGACTTGTGTGAACTCAGGCTGTCTGTCTGCACGAAGGTCCTCGTCACGGAAGCAACGAGCGATTTGATAATAGCGCTCCACACCGGAAACCATCAACAGCTGCTTGAAGATTTGCGGAGACTGTGGCAATGCGTAAAATTCACCTGCGTGTACACGGCTTGGTACTAGATAGTCACGTGCACCTTCTGGCGTGCTTTTCGTTAAGATAGGCGTTTCCACTTCCATGAACTGTTGGTCGTTCAAAAATTCACGGATGGAACGCGTTACGTCATGACGCATCTTCAATGTGTCAAACATAACCGGACGGCGAAGGTCCAGGTAACGGTATTTCAGACGGATATCTTCATTTACTTCTGTCTTGCTGTCCAATACGAATGGTGGTGTTTTTGCCGCATTCAAGACTTCAATGGCTTCTGCCTGTACTTCGATTGCACCTGTTTTCAGGTTAGGGTTTACTGTTGCCTCATCACGGGCAACCACTTTTCCTTTAATATATAAAACGTACTCGTTACGTACACTTTCAGCTGTTTTTAAAGCTTCTGCAGAAACATCTGGATTGAAGACAATCTGCACAAGTCCTGTACGGTCACGAAGGTCTAAGAAAATAAGTCCTCCCAGGTCACGGCGCTTTTGCACCCAGCCTTTTAATTCTATTGTTTCTCCGATGGATGATTGTGGGACTTCGCCACAGTTATATGTTCTACCTTGCATCATTTACCTCTCCCCACTTTTCTTTTCTGTGATGTATGCTACTGCTTCTTCAAAAGAAACTTCCTGTTGCTCGCCTGTTTCCATTTCTTTGATGGATACAACGCCTTTATCTAACTCATCATCACCAAAAACGATGGTGTATTTTGCTTGCAGGCGGTCGGCTGCTTTGAACTGGGCTTTCATTTTTTTATCCTGATAATCTTTTTCAGCAACAATTCCAGCTTTTCTTAGATCAAAAAGTAGCTTTACTGCTGTTTCTTTCGCCTTGTCTCCAAGTGCGACCACATAGCAATCGATGGAATCTTCAAATGGAAACTTTACATTTTCTGCTTCCATAGCAGATATAAGGCGCTCAATACTTAGAGCAAATCCGATACCAGGTGTTTCCGGCCCTCCGATTTCTTGGACCAGCCCGTTGTAGCGTCCTCCACCACATAGGGTTGTGATGGCACCGAAACCTTCTGACGTGCTCATGATCTCAAATGCTGTGTGGTAATAGTAATCAAGTCCGCGCACCAAGTTCGGATCAATTTCATATTGAATGCCTAGAGCAGAAAGATAAGCTACCACTTTATCAAAATAAGCTTTGGACTCTTCATTCAAGTAATCAAGGATGGATGGCGCGGTTGCCATCAATTCGTGATCGCGATCTTTCTTGCAATCAAGGATTCTGAGAGGATTTTTCTCTAAACGTCCTTGGCAATCGCCGCAAAACTCGTTGATTCTCGGTTGGAAGTGATTGATCAACGCATCTCTGTGTGCTTGACGGCTTTCCTTATCCCCTAAGCTGTTAATGACAACTTTTAAGTTATTAAGGCCTAAGCTTTTATATAATTCCACTGCCAGAGCAATTACTTCTGCATCTATGGATGGATCATTGCTCCCAAGAGCTTCAATTCCGAACTGAACGAACTGACGGAAGCGCCCTGCCTGTGGACGTTCGTAACGGAACATTTGGCCGATATAGTAAAGCTTCGTCGGTTGCGTCGGTGAACCGAACATTTTGTTGTTCACATAAGAACGCGCTACGGAAGCAGTTCCTTCTGGACGAAGTGTAAGACTTCTGCCGCCTCGGTCTTCAAATGTGTACATCTCCTTCTGCACCACATCCGTTGTATCCCCCACACCTCTTAAAAACAACTCCGTGCTCTCAAAAATCGGCGTCCTAATCTCCTTATAATTATATAACTCACAAATCTCCTTCGCCTTCGCCTCAATATACTGCCACTTCTCCACCGTACCAGGTAAAATATCCTGCGTACCACGCGGTATCTGAATCGCCATTTACGGTTCCTCCTTATAAAGGGGTCAGACCCCTCTTTCGTTATTTAAAGTGGTAAAGAGGGGTCTGACCCTCTCTACGTTAATTCGTTAAAGTAAATCACCTTTTTTACATATAAAAAACTCCCGTCCCTTGTTTATTAACTAAACAAGGGACGGGAGTTGTATGTCCCGTGGTGCCACCCTAATTGAAGTAGTTTGAAGGCAGGTAAGCATGATGCTTTGTGCCTTTGGTTACTTCCACTCAAGCAGTTAACGCCTGCAACGTCCATCTCCTAGTAGAGCATTTTCAACATGCTGTTTCAGAGCGGATCCTACGGAGTGTTCATTCATTGAGTCATCAAGGGGAAATGCTTTCAGCCCGGGGCATTTCTTCTCTTTCCATGTGGTTCTCAACTACTGTTCTCCATCATCGGTATCTTGTATTTTAGTCCATTAACGCGACTAGTTGTTATGTAAGATACTTGCTAGTATATATACTTTCAAATCTAATTGTCAAGGCTTTATTGAATTCGATTCAATTGTTTTTTTAACGATTTTACATCACGCATCGTAATTCCGAACTCAGATGCCAGTTCCACGTAGGTGGAATCCTTCTCTTTTTCAATGAAATCATGAAAACTTACCCCAAAAACATCTCTACTTCCGTATGCACGATTATGTTTATCACTAAATTTCATCTTTTTACGCTCCTTTTTTGCTACACTAGTATCTATCCTGTCCCTTTTTTGCCTGTTTCTTTCAAAAATAGCAGGAATTTTTTTCACTTTTGTAGAAAAAGAAAGTTTGAACAAAAAATAAGGAGGACAAAATTTGGGTCACAAAGTACATATTTTTCTTATCGCCCTTTTATTATTTTCTACCATTTTTTCCTTTTTGGACCCTTCCACTGTGCAGGCGAATAGAACTGTCGTAGTGGCAACTGATGTATTGAACGTGAGGGAGACTCCGGATGCAAATGGCATCATCATTTCTAAAGTCCAACGAGGGGAATCCTATCCTGTTGTAGAGAGCCAAGGAGAATGGCTGAAGATACAAGTCACTTCCTCTAAGGCCGGATGGGTGGCGTCATTCCTAGTCACAGAAAGCAGCGAGGGGGCTCGTTCCACTGCATCAAGATCAGGCGATGGTGCCAATGTTGAAATTCTGACCGATGACCTACGTGTTCGATCAGGTCCAGGTACAAACTTTTCAGTTGTAGGTTTTCTACATGCAAGCGCGACATCAGTGCAATACCTGGAGGAAAATGAAAACTGGGTAAAAGTTCATTCCGACGGAGTAGAAGGTTGGGTCGCGAAAGAATTTGTGACGATTCTTGCTAAAAAGAAGAAGAAGTCACAGCCTGAACCTACCGAGTCCACCGAAGAAACCGAAGGACAAAGTGCCACTATCACAACGGACGGCTTGAACATCCGGAGTGAACCATCAACACAAAGCGAAGTTCTTGGCTCTTTATCAAGTGGTCAACAGGTAGAGGTTCTTGCGATTCGCGGAGAATGGCTGAATATTTCTTATGACGGAACAGTTGGCTGGATACATAGCGATTACGCGAATATTATTAAATCCCCTTCTGATTCTGGCACACAAGGCTCAGATTCACCAAAAGCCGAAGCAACTATAAAAGTGGCCGGGCTAAATGTAAGAAGCGAACCGACACTTAACGGGAAAGTATTAGAACAACTTTCTGCAGGTACCGTTGTCATGATCATCAGTGAGAGAAACAACTGGTGTGAAATAGAATATGACAATGGGAAAACGGGATGGATCGCTGGGTGGTTTCTAGAAAAAAGCGGTGTTTCATCTTCAACTCCATCCCAAAGCAATGATGGAACAATCGTAATCGTTGATGATGCAACCAATATCAGAAGTGCACCTTCCACCGATTCCAAAGTGATATTGCGTGCAGACGAAGGTGAAGAATTCTCCATTGTAGCTGTGGAAGACAACTGGTATAAAATAAAGCTGCATGACGGATCAGAAGGCTTTGTTGCCGGCTGGATAGTCGCAACGAAAGGAAACGCAACCAGCATAAAAAGAGCTGGTGCGGAACAATATTTATCTAATAAGGTAATAGTCATCGACCCTGGTCATGGCGGCAGAGATGTCGGAGCTATCGGTGCACAAGGAACCTTTGAAAAGGATCTAACCCTTAGAACTTCCCTGCTACTGCAAGACAAATTGAAAGCTGCAGGTGCAACAGTCTACATGACTAGAATGTCCGATACATCGGTCCCTTTGCACTCAAGACCGCAAATGGCGAACTATCATGGCGCAGACGCTTTCCTGAGCCTCCATTATGATAGTATTGATGATACGAGCGTTACCGGGACCACTACTTACTATTATGGTCCTTCTGATAAGAACTTGGCAGACAGTGTGCATTCCTCCCTTGTACAATTTACAAATTTACGAGACAGAGAAGTACGCCAAGAAAACTACTTAGTATTGAGAGAAAGCATGCAACCTTCCCTGCTTTTAGAACTTGGGTATATCAGTAACCGCGGAGAGGAAATAACCGTCCTTTCAGGTGACTTCCAGGAACGGGCATCCACTGCAATATATCAGGGGTTGGCTCAGTATTTTAGAGGGAATTAATTAGCTGAAAAGAATGTAGAGGACCTATGAAGTTTCAGGTCCTCTTTTTTGTGATTGTGATGGGGCTATTTTCGTTATTGTGACATTTTAAGCGTCTATTGTAACTTTTTCGGAGGTTATTGTGACTTTTACAGAAGCTATTGTAACTTTTTCATAACTTATTGTGACTTTTTCATCGGTTATTGTGACATTTGTACAACATGACCAACTCCCCCCCACTCCTTCACAAAAAAAGCCAGCCACACACCTCCAATTAAAGGCATGCAACCAGCTTCAAAAAATCATTTACTTTCCACAATCAACGTAACAGGTCCATCATTGACAAAATCCACGTCCATCATGGCACCGAACCGGCCTGTCTCAACAACTATACCTTTTCCGCGCAACTCTTCGTTAAACGCTTCATAAATGGTTTCTGCATGTTCAGGCTTTGCAGCGTCCATAAAATTAGGACGGCGGCCCTTGCGGCAGTCGCCATATAAGGTGAACTGAGATACAGACAAAATCTGCCCCTTCACATCAAGTAATGAAAGGTTCATTTTATCCTGCTCGTCTTCAAAAATACGGAGGTTTGATACTTTTTCCGCAACATAGGCTGCATCTTCAATCGTATCCTCATGAGTGACGCCAACAAGTAACATCAGTCCACGATCAATTTTCCCCACTACATCACCAGACACACGAACTTCCGCTCTCTTCGCTCTCTGTAATACAACTCTCATGTCAAAAGAACCTCTCTTACTGCATTATTCTTCGAACAGCATAAATATCGGAAATCTGTTTGATCCGCTCCACGACTTTATGCAAATGATTGATATTATGAATAGCAATTGCCATATGAATCGTTGCCATCTTATTACGATCAGAACGGCCGGAAACTGCCGTAATATCGGTCTTCGTTTCGTTAACCGCCTGCAACACTTCATTTAACAAGCCTCTGCGATCATAGCCTGTTATTTCTATTTCCACATTGTACTCGCGGTTGTCTTTAACATCACTTTCCCAGTCTACATCAATAAGACGGTCATTCGTGCCTTCAGCTTCAACGTTTGCACAATCTGCACGGTGGACGGACACACCACGCCCTCTTGTGATGAAACCTACAATCTCATCCCCAGGTACAGGATTACAGCACTTAGAAAGACGAACAAGCAAGCTGTCAATTCCTTGCACGACTACACCAGCATCTTTGCGCTTTTTGACTGGAGCTGTTTTCTTTTTCTCTGCATTTTCAGTGATATCTGTAATTTGTTGTTCTTTATCACGCTGACGACGCTGCTTTTCAGTCAAACGGTTTGCCACTTGTAGAGCGGTGATTCCGTTATACCCGACTGCGGCAAACATATCATCTGCTGTCATGAAGTTAAACTTTTCCGAAACGCGGGTAATGTTTTCTGTATTCAGAATTTCCTTTAAGTCAAAGTCCATTCCCTTGATTTCTTTTTCAACAAGGTCACGGCCTTTTTCCACATTTTCCTCACGACGCTGTTTCTTGAAGAACTGTCGGATTCTATTTTTCGCCTGGGAGGTTTGAGCAAGCTTCAACCAGTCCTGACTCGGCCCATAGGAATGCTTGGACGTCAGGATCTCAATGATATCACCAGTTTTCAATTTATAATCCAATGTGACCATTTTACCGTTCACTTTGGCGCCAATCGTTTTATTTCCGATCTCGGAGTGAATACGATAAGAAAAATCAATCGGCACAGATCCGCTAGGAAGCTCGATAACATCGCCTTTTGGTGTGAAAACGAACACCATATCAGAGAACAGGTCAATTTTTAACGACTCCATGAATTCTTCTGCATTTGTCGCATCATTTTGCCACTCAAGAATTTCACGGAACCATGTTAATTTTTCTTCAAAAGATGCACGGTCATCTGCTTCTTTGTCCTCTTTATAGGCCCAGTGTGCAGCGATTCCGTATTCTGCAATCTGGTGCATCTCACTTGTACGGATCTGCACTTCCAAAGGATCTCCCTTTGGTCCGATCACAGTTGTATGCAGGGACTGGTACATATTCGGTTTTGGCATGGCAATATAATCTTTAAAGCGACCAGGCATCGGTTTCCAGCATGTGTGAATGATTCCAAGAACCGCATAACAGTCTTTGATACTGTTAACAATGATGCGGACAGCTAATAGATCGTAAATCTCGCTAAACTGCTTGTTCTGTTTAGCCATTTTACGATAGATGCTATAAATATGCTTAGGGCGACCGGAAAGCTCCGCAGTGATTTCCACTTCTTCAAGACGGTCGTTTACTTCATTCATAACCTCGGAAATATACTGCTCACGCTCTGCACGCTTACGCTTCATCAGGTTAACGATGCGATAGTATTGTTGTGGATTTAGATACCGTAATGCTGTATCCTCAAGCTCCCACTTAATTTTACTGATCCCCAGTCGGTGGGCAAGCGGTGCAAAAATTTCAAGAGTTTCGTTCGAAATCCGACGTTGTTTTTCTTGCGGAAGATGCTTCAATGTCCTCATATTATGAAGACGGTCTGCAAGCTTAATTAATATGACGCGGATATCCTGAGCCATCGCCACGAACATTTTTCGATGGTTTTCT
Proteins encoded in this region:
- a CDS encoding sunset domain-containing protein; protein product: MKNLLKALSYFLVIGSGLVTIFRLNKTNKQLMARETTSFQVKQTLEAIAATLEKTQNNERSTSAESKQQTLELARDEGSSVMTSDMEVQENDQEIAEEQQEAPPLIKANKNARGEYIYHVPGGVFYNRTTPVEWFHTEEEAQAKGYRKSAR
- the hisS gene encoding histidine--tRNA ligase is translated as MAIQIPRGTQDILPGTVEKWQYIEAKAKEICELYNYKEIRTPIFESTELFLRGVGDTTDVVQKEMYTFEDRGGRSLTLRPEGTASVARSYVNNKMFGSPTQPTKLYYIGQMFRYERPQAGRFRQFVQFGIEALGSNDPSIDAEVIALAVELYKSLGLNNLKVVINSLGDKESRQAHRDALINHFQPRINEFCGDCQGRLEKNPLRILDCKKDRDHELMATAPSILDYLNEESKAYFDKVVAYLSALGIQYEIDPNLVRGLDYYYHTAFEIMSTSEGFGAITTLCGGGRYNGLVQEIGGPETPGIGFALSIERLISAMEAENVKFPFEDSIDCYVVALGDKAKETAVKLLFDLRKAGIVAEKDYQDKKMKAQFKAADRLQAKYTIVFGDDELDKGVVSIKEMETGEQQEVSFEEAVAYITEKKSGER
- a CDS encoding tRNA threonylcarbamoyladenosine dehydratase; the protein is MLHQFSRNELAIGKEGLETLKNSTVAVLGIGGVGSFSAEALARSGVGRLILVDKDDVDITNVNRQIHALMSTVGQPKADLMKARIQDINPDCEVIALKMFYTEETYEEFFSYGLDYVIDASDTISYKIHLMKECLKRKIPMVSSMGAANKMDPTRFKMADISKTHTDPIAKVIRTRLRKEGIHRGIKVVFSDESPIVIREDVRKTVGNDNAEIRKAKMPPSSNAFVPSVAGLILGGYVINDILKDVKIQRVGGKQ
- a CDS encoding SH3 domain-containing protein, translated to MGHKVHIFLIALLLFSTIFSFLDPSTVQANRTVVVATDVLNVRETPDANGIIISKVQRGESYPVVESQGEWLKIQVTSSKAGWVASFLVTESSEGARSTASRSGDGANVEILTDDLRVRSGPGTNFSVVGFLHASATSVQYLEENENWVKVHSDGVEGWVAKEFVTILAKKKKKSQPEPTESTEETEGQSATITTDGLNIRSEPSTQSEVLGSLSSGQQVEVLAIRGEWLNISYDGTVGWIHSDYANIIKSPSDSGTQGSDSPKAEATIKVAGLNVRSEPTLNGKVLEQLSAGTVVMIISERNNWCEIEYDNGKTGWIAGWFLEKSGVSSSTPSQSNDGTIVIVDDATNIRSAPSTDSKVILRADEGEEFSIVAVEDNWYKIKLHDGSEGFVAGWIVATKGNATSIKRAGAEQYLSNKVIVIDPGHGGRDVGAIGAQGTFEKDLTLRTSLLLQDKLKAAGATVYMTRMSDTSVPLHSRPQMANYHGADAFLSLHYDSIDDTSVTGTTTYYYGPSDKNLADSVHSSLVQFTNLRDREVRQENYLVLRESMQPSLLLELGYISNRGEEITVLSGDFQERASTAIYQGLAQYFRGN
- a CDS encoding RelA/SpoT family protein; the encoded protein is MANEQVLTADQVIDNARRYLKGEDIAFLERAYEFAKNAHAEQYRKSGEPYIIHPIQVAGILVDLDLDPSTIAAGFLHDVVEDTSVTLEEIKEAFNAEVAMLVDGVTKLGKIKYKSQEEQQAENHRKMFVAMAQDIRVILIKLADRLHNMRTLKHLPQEKQRRISNETLEIFAPLAHRLGISKIKWELEDTALRYLNPQQYYRIVNLMKRKRAEREQYISEVMNEVNDRLEEVEITAELSGRPKHIYSIYRKMAKQNKQFSEIYDLLAVRIIVNSIKDCYAVLGIIHTCWKPMPGRFKDYIAMPKPNMYQSLHTTVIGPKGDPLEVQIRTSEMHQIAEYGIAAHWAYKEDKEADDRASFEEKLTWFREILEWQNDATNAEEFMESLKIDLFSDMVFVFTPKGDVIELPSGSVPIDFSYRIHSEIGNKTIGAKVNGKMVTLDYKLKTGDIIEILTSKHSYGPSQDWLKLAQTSQAKNRIRQFFKKQRREENVEKGRDLVEKEIKGMDFDLKEILNTENITRVSEKFNFMTADDMFAAVGYNGITALQVANRLTEKQRRQRDKEQQITDITENAEKKKTAPVKKRKDAGVVVQGIDSLLVRLSKCCNPVPGDEIVGFITRGRGVSVHRADCANVEAEGTNDRLIDVDWESDVKDNREYNVEIEITGYDRRGLLNEVLQAVNETKTDITAVSGRSDRNKMATIHMAIAIHNINHLHKVVERIKQISDIYAVRRIMQ
- the aspS gene encoding aspartate--tRNA ligase, which codes for MQGRTYNCGEVPQSSIGETIELKGWVQKRRDLGGLIFLDLRDRTGLVQIVFNPDVSAEALKTAESVRNEYVLYIKGKVVARDEATVNPNLKTGAIEVQAEAIEVLNAAKTPPFVLDSKTEVNEDIRLKYRYLDLRRPVMFDTLKMRHDVTRSIREFLNDQQFMEVETPILTKSTPEGARDYLVPSRVHAGEFYALPQSPQIFKQLLMVSGVERYYQIARCFRDEDLRADRQPEFTQVDIETSFLSQEEIIGMMEDMMRMVMKNTKSVDVPETFPRITYQDAMNRYGSDKPDTRFEMELVDLSEQVADCGFKVFSAAVNNGGQVKAINVKVAASKYSRKDIDALTEFVAVYGAKGLAWLKVETEGLKGPIAKFFNEEEQQGFIQSLDAVEGDLILFVADKKSVVADALGALRLKLGKELGLIDESKYNFLWVTDWPLLEYDEEAGRYFAAHHPFTMPVREDLPLLETNPGEVRAQAYDLVLNGYELGGGSLRIYERDIQEKMFEVLGFSKEEATEQFGFLLEAFEYGTPPHGGIALGLDRLVMLLAGRTNLRDTIAFPKTASASCILTEAPSPVAGGQLDELHLSLAVKKE
- the dtd gene encoding D-aminoacyl-tRNA deacylase, whose protein sequence is MRVVLQRAKRAEVRVSGDVVGKIDRGLMLLVGVTHEDTIEDAAYVAEKVSNLRIFEDEQDKMNLSLLDVKGQILSVSQFTLYGDCRKGRRPNFMDAAKPEHAETIYEAFNEELRGKGIVVETGRFGAMMDVDFVNDGPVTLIVESK